A single genomic interval of Devosia oryziradicis harbors:
- a CDS encoding cytidine deaminase family protein, giving the protein MAAPSNRPLIERAAALLKPHKTADGRVFGDVAAAVVSETGRIFDGVCVDTASWGLCAERSAIAAMVTAGEYRIASVVAVWRDATTGKLHVLPPCGHCRQFMRDLDDANLATTIVLGSDMVRTLAELLPEHAWPAAIE; this is encoded by the coding sequence ATGGCGGCGCCATCGAACCGGCCTCTGATCGAACGGGCTGCAGCGCTGCTCAAGCCGCACAAGACGGCAGATGGCCGCGTGTTCGGAGACGTCGCGGCCGCAGTGGTTTCCGAAACGGGCCGGATATTCGACGGGGTCTGCGTGGACACCGCCAGCTGGGGACTATGTGCGGAGCGTAGTGCCATCGCCGCAATGGTGACAGCGGGCGAGTATCGCATCGCCAGCGTGGTCGCCGTTTGGCGCGACGCGACCACCGGCAAGCTGCACGTCCTGCCGCCCTGTGGCCATTGCCGGCAGTTCATGCGCGACCTCGATGACGCGAACCTGGCAACCACTATCGTGCTGGGATCCGACATGGTGCGAACGCTTGCCGAGCTTCTGCCCGAGCACGCATGGCCGGCTGCCATCGAGTAG
- a CDS encoding RDD family protein — MDQTYQNARPVLPDPSTAPQLFEGVLTRRVIAFFIDLVVMGTLILAFAFVGLIAGFLTFGLAWLALVFVVPATLVLYYGATLGSPKRATIGMQMMDIVLTPTRGQPLDGWMAIIHAAVFWLTTWISWPLSLLFALFTPRRQMIHDLVTGTLMVRRSPMVRHWRAHAAQSSSAY; from the coding sequence ATGGACCAGACTTATCAGAATGCCCGCCCTGTCTTGCCCGATCCTTCCACGGCTCCGCAGCTGTTCGAGGGGGTATTGACCCGACGCGTGATTGCCTTCTTCATCGATCTTGTCGTGATGGGGACGCTGATCCTCGCTTTTGCCTTCGTCGGGCTGATTGCGGGCTTCCTGACCTTTGGGCTGGCCTGGCTGGCGCTGGTCTTCGTCGTTCCGGCAACCCTCGTGCTCTATTATGGCGCGACCCTGGGATCGCCCAAGCGGGCGACCATCGGCATGCAGATGATGGATATCGTGCTGACGCCAACGCGCGGGCAGCCGCTCGATGGCTGGATGGCGATCATCCACGCCGCGGTGTTCTGGCTGACGACCTGGATCTCCTGGCCGCTGTCGCTGCTGTTTGCGCTGTTCACACCGCGCCGGCAGATGATTCATGACCTGGTGACGGGCACGCTGATGGTCCGGCGCTCGCCCATGGTACGGCACTGGCGCGCCCATGCTGCGCAAAGCAGCAGCGCTTATTGA
- a CDS encoding arginyltransferase yields MTDQTPETTQLFLTAAMPCPYLPGKQERKLFTHLTGRRASSLHHLLSENGFRRSQNLIYRPACEGCNACQSVRIVANDFEASGRFRRVLKHNDDLSVEVRPTTATAEQYELFKRYLESRHAGGGMNQMSFVDYEYMVEDTPVQSVLVEYRLRDHPDQTLVAVALTDVMPDGLSMVYSFYDPDLAQRSLGTYLILDHIAQVRSANLSYVYLGYWVKDSPKMAYKAQFRPLEVQRGTMGWCPLD; encoded by the coding sequence ATGACCGACCAGACGCCGGAAACAACCCAGCTCTTCCTGACCGCGGCCATGCCGTGTCCCTACCTGCCCGGAAAGCAGGAGAGGAAGCTGTTTACCCATCTCACTGGACGGCGGGCATCGAGCCTGCACCACCTGCTCAGCGAGAACGGCTTCCGACGCAGCCAGAACCTGATCTATCGTCCGGCCTGCGAGGGCTGCAATGCCTGCCAGTCGGTACGCATCGTCGCCAACGATTTCGAGGCTTCGGGACGTTTCCGCCGTGTGCTCAAGCACAATGACGACCTTTCGGTAGAGGTGCGACCCACCACGGCCACTGCCGAGCAGTACGAGTTGTTCAAGCGCTACCTGGAATCGCGCCATGCCGGTGGCGGCATGAACCAGATGAGCTTCGTCGACTACGAATACATGGTCGAGGACACGCCGGTACAATCTGTGCTGGTCGAGTATCGCCTGCGTGACCATCCCGACCAGACACTGGTCGCGGTTGCCCTGACCGACGTGATGCCCGACGGGCTTTCCATGGTCTATTCGTTCTACGACCCCGACCTGGCGCAGCGGAGCCTTGGCACGTACCTGATCCTCGATCATATCGCGCAGGTTCGATCGGCGAACCTGAGCTATGTGTACCTCGGCTATTGGGTAAAGGACTCGCCCA